The Caulifigura coniformis genome includes a region encoding these proteins:
- a CDS encoding tetratricopeptide repeat protein: protein MRDSTGGHRKECRELDEPDVQDLDRPMSMTTGGKSISRVEPGGAGRSSAASSTRPTRWAIAILVLLSVLVYGQTVTFGFVQLDDQEYVTGNVHVLGGLSWKGIQWAFSPTAYGANWIPLVWLSLMLDVEVWGDFAGGFHLTNVALHTINAALLFVLLNRMTGSAARSLLVAALFCVHPLHVESVAWVSERKDVLSTFFGLIASLFYVRFTRTGSLRACAASLVAFLPSLLSKQMLVTLPVLMLLLDWWPLQRLDRSEGPLDRPGRAKPTFRQLVIEKLPFVGLSILSSAIAIWAQTAGQAVQALERYPLGDRIGNAALSCWRYLGKLFWPFDLAVFYPLVPPARSEAVVALLALVGATSIAWRCRRTLPAFWTGWGWYLVSLLPVIGIIQVGNQALADRYTYVPMIGISVALVWTFSGAFSAVGVPRPLRWATGLVIVLAAGVLGFRQCRLWENSERLLTHTLAVTEANWFAETALGGVQMVDPGRVAEAESRFRKALALNPDYPLAHYHLGLLLSDRGSLVEANEEFRRTIEFWPQSLDARMFLCINLQRLGAEEELQRELERTQSEVAEIPVEVRRVLQKLRSSPVGNESR, encoded by the coding sequence TTGCGGGATTCGACTGGGGGGCACCGCAAGGAATGCCGTGAACTCGATGAGCCCGACGTTCAGGACCTCGACAGGCCTATGAGCATGACGACCGGGGGGAAGTCGATCAGCCGCGTCGAGCCAGGCGGGGCGGGGCGGAGTTCGGCGGCGTCCTCGACGCGGCCGACTCGATGGGCAATCGCGATCCTGGTGCTGCTGAGTGTCCTGGTCTATGGGCAGACGGTGACGTTCGGATTTGTCCAGCTGGATGACCAGGAGTACGTGACCGGCAACGTACATGTCCTGGGCGGGCTGTCGTGGAAGGGCATCCAATGGGCGTTCAGCCCGACGGCCTATGGGGCCAACTGGATTCCATTGGTGTGGCTGTCGCTGATGCTGGACGTGGAGGTCTGGGGGGACTTCGCTGGTGGATTCCATCTGACCAACGTGGCGCTCCACACGATCAACGCCGCATTGCTTTTCGTGCTGTTGAACAGGATGACCGGGAGTGCAGCTCGGAGCCTGCTCGTGGCGGCGCTGTTCTGCGTCCATCCCCTGCATGTCGAGTCGGTGGCGTGGGTCAGCGAACGCAAGGATGTGCTGAGCACGTTCTTCGGCCTGATCGCCTCGCTGTTTTACGTGCGGTTCACCAGAACCGGCTCCCTTCGTGCCTGCGCGGCGTCCCTGGTCGCGTTCCTGCCGAGCCTGCTCAGCAAGCAGATGCTCGTGACGCTCCCGGTGCTGATGCTCCTGCTGGACTGGTGGCCCCTTCAGAGGCTCGATCGTTCGGAAGGCCCCCTCGACCGGCCAGGTCGTGCGAAGCCGACATTTCGTCAGCTGGTGATCGAGAAACTGCCGTTTGTGGGGCTGTCCATTCTGTCTTCGGCCATCGCGATCTGGGCCCAGACGGCCGGGCAGGCGGTACAGGCGCTCGAGCGATATCCACTTGGCGATCGCATTGGGAACGCGGCTCTGAGCTGCTGGCGATACTTGGGGAAGCTGTTCTGGCCGTTCGATCTGGCGGTGTTCTATCCGCTCGTTCCGCCGGCGCGCTCAGAGGCTGTGGTTGCCCTGCTGGCTCTCGTCGGCGCGACATCGATTGCATGGAGGTGTCGACGCACTCTGCCGGCCTTTTGGACCGGGTGGGGCTGGTACCTGGTTTCGCTGCTGCCGGTCATCGGGATCATCCAGGTCGGCAATCAGGCGCTGGCGGACCGCTACACGTACGTCCCGATGATCGGGATCTCCGTGGCCTTGGTCTGGACCTTCTCCGGTGCGTTTTCTGCGGTGGGAGTTCCGCGACCGCTGCGATGGGCCACGGGACTGGTCATTGTCCTCGCGGCCGGCGTTCTCGGGTTCCGCCAGTGCCGTTTGTGGGAGAATTCGGAGCGTCTGCTGACCCACACGCTGGCGGTGACGGAGGCCAACTGGTTTGCGGAAACGGCTTTGGGGGGCGTCCAGATGGTTGATCCCGGACGGGTGGCGGAGGCGGAAAGCCGATTCCGGAAGGCACTTGCGCTGAATCCCGACTATCCGCTCGCGCACTACCACTTGGGGCTGCTCCTGAGCGATCGCGGATCGCTGGTGGAGGCGAATGAGGAGTTTCGGCGCACGATCGAGTTCTGGCCCCAGTCGTTGGACGCGCGGATGTTCCTGTGCATCAATCTGCAGCGGCTGGGCGCGGAGGAGGAGCTGCAGCGCGAGCTGGAACGGACGCAATCGGAGGTGGCCGAGATCCCGGTCGAAGTCCGGCGGGTGCTGCAGAAGCTGCGTTCGTCGCCGGTCGGCAATGAGTCCCGATGA